One part of the Eptesicus fuscus isolate TK198812 chromosome 2, DD_ASM_mEF_20220401, whole genome shotgun sequence genome encodes these proteins:
- the LOC129150486 gene encoding beta-casein-like, with the protein MKVLILACLVALALAWEKKEVSVSSETVESISSSEESITHINKQKPKQFENEKQQQRKDERQDKIHPLVQPQPLFYPNAEPIPYPVLPQNILPLAQPAMVMPLLQPEVMEVPNTKETIIPKHNVMQLPKSPVVPFLQRQIPNLTDLKAQLPLPLLQPLMPQILQPVFQTPMLPTQPLVSLPQSKVLPVSQQVLTFPQRAMPAQALVLNQELLLDPTQAFYPVTQPIAPVYNLQQN; encoded by the exons ATGAAGGTCCTCATCCTTGCCTGCCTCGTGGCCCTTGCTCTTGCATGGGAG aAGAAAGAAGTCAGTGTATCCAGTGag ACTGTAGAAAGCATTTCCAGCAGTGAG gaaTCCATTACCCACATCAACAAG CAGAAACCTAAGCAGTTTGAAAATGAGAAACAGCAACAAAGAAAG gatGAACGCCAGGACAAAATCCACCCTCTTGTCCAGCCACAGCCTCTTTTCTATCCTAATGCTGAGCCCATCCCTTACCCTGTCCTTCCACAAAACATCCTGCCTCTTGCTCAGCCCGCTATGGTGATGCCTCTCCTTCAGCCTGAAGTGATGGAAGTCCCCAATACTAAGGAGACCATCATTCCTAAGCACAATGTGATGCAATTGCCTAAATCTCCAGTAGTGCCATTTCTTCAGCGCCAGATCCCAAACCTCACTGATCTCAAAGCAcagctccctctgcctctgctccaGCCCTTGATGCCCCAGATCCTCCAGCCTGTGTTTCAGACTCCCATGCTTCCTACTCAGCCCTTGGTCTCCCTTCCTCAGTCCAAAGTCCTGCCTGTTTCCCAGCAAGTGCTGACCTTCCCCCAGAGAGCTATGCCTGCCCAAGCCCTTGTGCTGAACCAAGAGCTTCTGCTTGACCCTACCCAGGCATTCTACCCTGTGACTCAACCTATTGCCCCAGTTTACAACTTACAACAA AATTGA